From a region of the Buteo buteo chromosome 7, bButBut1.hap1.1, whole genome shotgun sequence genome:
- the AKAP1 gene encoding A-kinase anchor protein 1, mitochondrial — MASRFRNIIPYAIPGVLALVGCWWIYSRRKKHASYHDKQAIATEEEQQEEAPENDSSPKTEACVPRRLPLSSEEECRENETSTSLLSAGLTTPSLLSQTHERLDLSQDLPDLSVMTTQPSTLEDDSEKLETTGSQDESGVPACVSLPLISKSTECHGSAALSLVQDSSSSANQDQWPSASVTLTRESLGIVEEISNAEQSDDSSIKPPKESQMSEMVLSDAGSVTALCLGLEREADTPQAFLNNEAEVVSGHKDSAVSVLPDSLESACLEQSREEEMPEAIASTVPVCQEEDAEPNGDELEREKIGGVSLDKEDVEKIEQVAIQIISKVILAATEEVLSGSASDVSTWLCQAAASRAERPLEAASVVSSDRMVAEEATVADENIAATSDAGVPPSPQTEERDRSVTDPSRLTHGRLSGPVRGGTKDCQMKNCACGDSHGLDRTPVENHRGSLEKSSLVMEDSGYSTYTSEGGTSAEDPLQNTMLSGASGQHSDSLSVSATRDTSAEQSSVPSEKPPTLKLPEGGEVPYSNGILKKDGPDLNHECSRAAEVDGDRSGGSDVNSVNFVDSGCAMRKTVSRQNSKLRGESSKSGVVIWEIEVPKELVGRLIGKQGKFMSFLRQSSGAKIYVSTLPYFRDSQVCHIEGSSHQVEKVLSLIGKKFKELCLTNIYGLPPPTPLTLHSLLMTAWLFLPDGVSVEVVVANQVDAGHMFLQQHTHPTFHVLRSLDQQMYACYSQPEIPTLPTPVEVGIICAAPGLDGAWLRAQVISYFEETGEVELRYVDYGGYDKVKIDTLRQIRSDFLSLPFQGAEVLLDNVVPLPDEDHFSPEADAAVSEMTKGAVLVAQVTNYDSATGLPLIQLWNLTGDEVVSVNRSLVERGFAQWLNY; from the exons ATGGCTTCACGTTTCCGCAATATTATCCCATATGCCATACCTGGAGTGCTGGCACTTGTTGGCTGCTGGTGGATCTATTCCCGtagaaaaaagcatgcaagctATCACGATAAACAAGCAATAGCCActgaagaagagcagcaggaagaagcgCCAGAGAATGATTCATCACCCAAAACAGAAGCATGTGTTCCTCGAAGACTGCCTCTCTCGTCAGAAGAGGAATGCCGAGAGAACGAAACCTCGAcctccctgctctcagcagggTTGACGACGCCCTCTCTGCTGTCTCAAACTCACGAGAGGCTAGATCTCTCACAGGACCTTCCAGACCTGTCAGTAATGACAACGCAGCCCAGCACCCTTGAGGACGACAGTGAAAAACTAGAAACGACAGGATCTCAAGATGAAAGCGGTGTCCCTGCTtgtgtttctctccctctgatCTCAAAGAGCACAGAGTGTCACGGCAGTGCTGCGCTGAGCCTTGTACAGGATTCAAGCTCTAGTGCAAACCAAGATCAGTGGCCATCAGCATCAGTGACACTGACACGAGAGTCTTTGGGAATCGTGGAGGAGATCAGCAATGCAGAGCAGTCAGATGATTCTTCAATTAAGCCCCCTAAGGAAAGCCAGATGTCAGAAATGGTGCTATCGGATGCTGGCTCCGTGACAGCCCTTTGCTTGGGATTGGAGAGGGAAGCCGATACCCCGCAAGCCTTTCTCAATAACGAAGCTGAAGTTGTATCAGGTCACAAGGATTCTGCAGTGAGCGTGTTACCAGATAGTTTGGAGTCCGCCTGTTTGGAGCAGTCCAGGGAAGAAGAGATGCCCGAGGCAATTGCCAGTACTGTACCTGTGTGTCAGGAGGAGGACGCGGAGCCAAATGGAGATGAattggaaagagagaagattGGTGGAGTGAGTTTGGACAAGGAAGATGTTGAGAAAATTGAGCAAGTAGCAATACAGATCATTTCCAAGGTCATTTTGGCAGCAACTGAGGAAGTGCTGTCTGGTTCTGCAAGTGATGTGTCCACGTggctctgccaggctgctgccagccgAGCTGAGAGACCTCTGGAGGCGGCAAGCGTTGTTTCCTCCGATCGGATGGTTGCGGAGGAAGCTACAGTAGCTGATGAGAACATCGCTGCGACGAGTGATGCTGGGGTACCGCCATCCCCACAGACAGAGGAACGGGATCGGAGTGTGACAGATCCCAGCCGTTTAACACACGGCCGTTTATCCGGCCCTGTTCGGGGCGGCACAAAAGACTGTCAGATGAAGAACTGTGCGTGCGGTGACTCCCACGGACTTGATCGGACTCCTGTGGAAAACCACAGAGGGTCACTGGAAAAGTCATCTTTGGTTATGGAGGACTCTGGGTACAGCACATACACATCTGAAGGTGGGACAAGTGCGGAGGACCCATTGCAGAACACAATGCTGTCTGGCGCGTCAGGCCAGCATTCGGACTCACTGAGCGTATCTGCAACGCGAGACACGTCTGCTGAGCAGAGCTCAGTACCAAGTGAAAAACCTCCTACTCTGAAGCTACCTGAAGGCGGCGAAGTGCCATACAGTAATGGGATACTGAAAAAGGATGGTCCAGACTTGAATCATGAGTGTagcagggcagcagaggtggATGGAGATCGCTCAGGAG GTTCGGATGTAAATAGCGTGAATTTTGTGGACAGTGGCTGTGCCATGAGGAAGACAGTGAGTCGACAGAACTCTAAGCTACGAGGAGAATCCAGCAAGTCCGGCGTCGTTATCTGGGAGATAGAGGTTCCAAAG GAATTAGTTGGCCGCTTGATCGGCAAACAAGGAAAATTTATGAGCTTCTTGAGGCAATCGTCTGGTGCCAAAATTTATGTCTCAACACTACCTTATTTCCGTGACTCCCAAGTCTGTCACATCGAAG gCTCTTCACATCAAGTAGAAAAAGTACTGAGCCTGATTGGCAAGAAGTTCAAAGAGCTGTGTCTCACCAACATCTACGGTCTACCTCCACCAACACCACTGACGCTTCATTCCCTCCTTATGACTGCCTGG CTCTTCCTCCCAGACGGAGTCTCTGTAGAGGTGGTCGTGGCAAACCAAGTCGATGCAGGGCACATGTTTCTACAGCAGCATACGCACCCCACTTTCCATGTTCTGCGTAGCCTCGACCAGCAGATGTACGCCTGCTATTCTCAACCGGAAATTCCAACCCTGCCAACTCCAGTAGAAG ttgGTATTATCTGCGCGGCTCCAGGCCTGGATGGGGCATGGTTACGGGCTCAAGTTATTAGCTACTTCGAAGAGACCGGTGAAGTGGAGCTCAGATACGTGGACTATGGAGGATACGACAAAGTGAAGATTGACACGCTCAGACAAATCAG gtCTGATTTTTTATCACTACCTTTCCAAGGAGCAGAAGTTTTACTAGACAACGTGGTGCCACTTCCAG acgAGGATCACTTTTCACCTGAAGCCGACGCCGCTGTTAGTGAGATGACCAAAGGCGCGGTCCTAGTGGCACAG gTCACAAATTATGACAGCGCAACAGGTCTGCCACTGATACAGCTGTGGAACTTGACGGGAGATGAG GTGGTGTCGGTAAACAGAAGTCTGGTGGAAAGAGGGTTTGCTCAGTGGCTTAACTACTAG